A part of Aspergillus flavus chromosome 1, complete sequence genomic DNA contains:
- a CDS encoding Hydantoinase B/oxoprolinase-domain-containing protein, giving the protein MLPPPDINISIDRGGTFCDVLVQVPEREELVFKLLSEDPQNYRDAPTEAIRRALEIIEGREIPIGEKLDGSRIASCRVGTTIATNALLEGKGRKFAFITTKGFRDICVIGDQSRPKLFALKVRKAEALHSKVVEINERVTIEDYDLNPFPLDKSREIRDPSLVRTVSGEIVRILKPIDLEEARQALENLRADGYTSVAIAFMHSYVYPNHEDQVAALAKEMGFDYVTTSHETSPVIKFEQRSSSVCSEAYLFPIVKDYVAAFESGFSTLPRKVEFMSSDGGLRQAVKFRGNEALLSGPAGGVVGIARTCFDNDEKTPVLGFDMGGTSTDVCRYDGKYDYLTETVVAGRKIITPMLNIATVAAGGGSMLFARHGLFAVGPESAGAHPGPACYRKGGPLTVTDANLFLGRLVPSSFPAIFGPGANMPLDYDITRTKFEEITREVNTQTSQNLIPEEVALGFLDIANETMSRPMRNATEVRGFAPSAHALASFGGAGGQHACAIADKLGIERIIIHKHSSILSAVGISQAELQLETSAPFAGTFSLEILPRLEAQIQTLKDKVQKELIAQGASAGDIEYEESLSMRYIGTDTNMTIVKPDDSDYGKSFVQTHLREFAFILSRDIAVDSIKVRGVGRNHTSDRKVSPYMQVEKLKKRDQYIHSSSTQRVYIDNGWQNAPIYHLNSLSRPSKLHGPALIIDATQTIFVAPLFDAYILENHVILEKSGNQVPDASLGEDEAINPIQLSIFSHRFMSIAEQMGNTLQRTSISTSIKERLDFSCAIFSREGRLVANAPHIPIHLGSMQYAIQYQHRLWDGKLKPGDVLLSNHPEAGGTHLPDLTVITPVFIQDGDCQTLAFYVAARGHHTDIGGRGITSMMPESKELWEEGINVRSMKIVDSGTFLEEDVRQAFLDAGNFPGCSPTRRLQDNISDIKAQISSNQRGIVLLQKLCREFTLPIVHKYMHAIQANAEVAVRKYLKGVAQTREMPLTATDYFDDGTMLKVSITIDDTGSAIFDWEGTGPQMWGNYNCPISITHSAIIYTIRCLIDEDIPLNDGCLAPITIKIPKGSILRPNANVAICGSTLASQRVIDTILRAFNCVAAFSGCANSFGWGVGGKNPHTGVIEPGWNYGETVGGGCGAGPSWDGEHAIQAHSTNTKITDPEVVEKRTPVIIRQHAIRHGSGGLGEYCGGNGAVREIEARVPLKFSILSDRRIYHPYGMNGGEPGDVGRNYVFKWNEDKTVLEKLSIGGKAALGLDAGEIMQINSPGGGGWGRIRPRQCQSGLEVGVDEPKP; this is encoded by the exons ATGCTGCCACCACCTGACATTAATATCTCAATCG ACCGTGGAGGGACATTCTGCGATGTCCTCGTCCAAGTCCCCGAAAGGGAAGAACTTGTCTTCAAACTACTTTCCGAGGACCCGCAGAACTACCGAGATGCACCGACAGAGGCCATTCGCAGAGCCCTGGAGATTATCGAAGGCAGAGAAATCCCTATTGGAGAGAAGCTTGATGGCTCCAGAATTGCATCATGTCGCGTCGGTACGACGATCGCCACAAACGCTCTGTTAGAAGGGAAGGGCAGGAAATTCGCtttcatcaccaccaagggATTCCGAGATATTTGCGTTATAGGTGACCAGTCGCGACCAAAGCTGTTTGCGCTCAAGGTGCGCAAGGCCGAGGCATTGCACTCCAAGGTTGTCGAGATCAATGAGCGAGTCACCATTGAAGATTATGACCTTAACCCCTTTCCACTGGATAAGTCGAGGGAGATTAGAGACCCCAGTCTTGTTCGCACAGTAAGCGGCGAGATTGTGCGTATTTTGAAGCCAATAGATCTAGAAGAGGCTCGACAAGCTCTTGAGAATCTCAGAGCAGATGGGTATACGTCTGTGGCTATCGCTTTTATGCACTCTTACGTTTATCCAAATCACGAAGATCAGGTAGCTGCGCTGGCAAAGGAAATGGGCTTTGACTATGTCACCACATCGCATGAAACTAGTCCTGTTATAAAATTTGAGCAACGTAGTAGCTCAGTCTGCTCTGAAGCCTACCTGTTTCCAATCGTCAAAGATTACGTCGCGGCATTTGAATCTGGGTTCAGCACACTACCTCGAAAGGTTGAGTTCATGAGTTCTGATGGCGGTCTGCGACAGGCTGTGAAGTTCCGAGGCAATGAGGCCTTGTTGAGTGGACCTGCAGGAGGAGTGGTCGGTATCGCCCGGACGTGCTTTGACAACGACGAAAAGACCCCTGTGCTTGGATTTGATATGGGCGGGACTAGTACGGATGTTTGTCGTTACGACGGCAAATATGACTATCTTACCGAGACAGTGGTGGCAGGCAGAAAGATCATTACCCCCATGCTCAATATAGCCACAGTTGCCGCGGGTGGTGGTTCAATGCTCTTTGCTCGTCATGGTCTCTTTGCGGTAGGCCCTGAAAGTGCAGGGGCACACCCAGGACCAGCTTGTTATCGCAAAGGGGGACCCTTGACTGTGACTGATGCCAATCTGTTCCTGGGACGCTTAGTCCCGTCCTCGTTCCCAGCGATATTTGGACCTGGAGCAAACATGCCCTTGGACTATGATATCACTCGGACGAAATTTGAAGAAATCACGCGTGAAGTCAATACGCAGACTTCGCAGAATCTCATTCCAGAAGAAGTCGCTCTGGGATTTCTTGATATTGCGAACGAAACGATGAGCCGTCCTATGCGTAATGCCACCGAAGTTCGCGGATTTGCTCCAAGTGCTCATGCCCTTGCTAGCTTTGGTGGTGCCGGCGGACAGCACGCGTGTGCCATTGCTGACAAGCTTGGGATTGAGAGGATAATCATCCATAAACACTCCTCGATTCTGTCAGCAGTGGGCATCTCACAAGCCGAGCTACAACTTGAAACATCCGCGCCATTTGCGGGTACATTTTCATTGGAGATTCTTCCCCGTCTTGAAGCCCAGATACAGACGCTGAAGGATAAAGTGCAAAAGGAGCTGATAGCTCAGGGTGCTTCGGCAGGCGATATTGAATACGAAGAGTCACTCAGCATGAGATATATTGGTACAGACACAAATATGACCATAGTTAAGCCAGACGATAGTGACTACGGAAAGAGCTTTGTGCAGACACATCTTCGTGAATTTGCCTTCATCTTGAGTCGCGATATTGCAGTAGACTCCATCAAGGTACGGGGAGTCGGCCGCAATCATACCTCAGACAGGAAAGTTTCGCCTTATATGCaggtggagaagctcaagaagaGAGATCAATACATACACTCGTCTAGTACACAGCGCGTCTATATTGACAATGGATGGCAGAATGCCCCAATCTACCACCTCAATAGTCTTTCACGTCCCAGCAAGCTGCATGGCCCTGCTCTCATCATCGATGCCACCCAGACTATATTTGTTGCACCACTATTTGATGCTTACATCCTCGAAAACCATGTGATTCTAGAAAAATCGGGAAACCAGGTTCCTGATGCATCTTTGGGGGAGGATGAAGCTATCAATCCGATCCAGCTCTCTATTTTCTCGCATCGTTTCATGTCTATCGCGGAGCAAATGGGCAACACTCTACAACGAACCTCCATTTCAACCAGTATCAAGGAACGACTGGACTTCTCCTGTGCCATCTTTTCGCGAGAAGGTAGGCTAGTTGCTAATGCCCCACATATCCCAATTCACCTAGGTAGTATGCAATACGCCATACAATATCAGCACCGCCTTTGGGACGGGAAGCTGAAGCCCGGCGATGTACTTTTAAGCAATCACCCAGAAGCAGGAGGTACACATCTGCCTGATCTTACTGTGATTACTCCTGTTTTTATACAGGACGGGGACTGCCAAACCCTGGCCTTCTACGTCGCGGCTCGCGGACATCATACTGATATCGGTGGACGCGGGATCACCTCTATGATGCCTGAGTCGAAAGAGCTATGGGAAGAGGGCATTAACGTCCGGTCCATGAAGATCGTCGACAGTGGGACCTTCCTAGAGGAAGACGTGCGACAAGCATTTTTGGATGCAGGCAATTTTCCCGGTTGCAGTCCAACCCGTCGTTTGCAAGACAACATCTCTGACATAAAAGCACAAATCTCGTCTAATCAGCGGGGAATAGTTCTCCTGCAGAAGCTTTGTCGGGAGTTTACCTTACCCATTGTCCATAAATACATGCATGCGATTCAGGCCAACGCAGAGGTAGCGGTAAGGAAGTACTTGAAAGGAGTTGCTCAGACACGAGAAATGCCATTGACAGCGACGGATTATTTCGACGACGGCACAATGCTCAAAGTCTCGATCACCATCGATGATACAGGGAGTGCTATATTCGATTGGGAGGGTACTGGACCGCAGATGTGGGGAAATTATAACTGCCCAATCTCTATCACGCATTCTGCAATCATCTACACGATACGATGTTTAATTGACGAGGATATTCCCCTTAATGACGGCTGTCTCGCCCCCATCACTATCAAGATCCCAAAGGGGTCCATCCTACGCCCGAATGCTAACGTTGCCATCTGCGGTAGCACACTGGCCAGTCAAAGAGTGATAGATACGATTCTACGCGCATTCAACTGTGTCGCGGCCTTCTCCGGTTGCGCTAACAGCTTTGGTTGGGGTGTGGGTGGAAAGAATCCTCATACTGGTGTTATCGAACCAGGATGGAACTACGGAGAAACCGTTGGAGGTGGATGTGGTGCTGGACCGAGTTGGGATGGTGAGCATGCCATTCAAGCACATTCTACCAACACCAAGATTACAGATCCAGAGGTCGTGGAGAAGAGGACGCCTGTGATTATTCGTCAACATGCTATCAGACATGGATCCGGTGGTTTAGGAGAGTATTGTGGTGGCAATGGTGCAGTCCGCGAAATTGAAGCTCGGGTACCCTTGAAATTCAGCATCTTAAGTGACCGCCGAATCTATCATCCCTACGGTATGAACGGAGGAGAGCCCGGGGATGTAGGCAGGAATTACGTTTTTAAATGGAACGAAGACAAGACTGTCCTTGAGAAGCTCTCCATTGGTGGTAAAGCTGCTCTAGGCTTGGATGCTGGGGAAATCATGCAGATAAATAGTCCAGGAGGTGGAGGTTGGGGAAGGATACGGCCACGTCAATGTCAATCAGGGCTAGAAGTGGGTGTGGATGAGCCCAAACCCTAA